A segment of the Catenulispora sp. EB89 genome:
GTGCCGGTGTGGACAGGCGCGCCAGCACCGACGCTGCGGAGGGGGCCGGTGGTCGGAGGCCGATGAGCAGGAGCCACAGCCCAGCACCGATGCCGACCCCGAGCAGGACGGCTACCACGCCGAGACCTCCCGCCTGGTAGTCGCGATGGCGGCCAGGTTGGTGAGCACTCGTGGCTCGGGTTCCGGGTGCAGGATCGTGTCCATCCAACGCAGTGCCACGCCGAAAACCCCGGCGGCGACGACGAGCACGACCTGTCCACGGAAGCTGTCGTAGGGGGCCATAAAGGCCGGATCGCCGAACATCAACACCCCGAACAGCGCCAGCACCACGCAGATGGTGATACGGACCGACGTGCGAGGCTTGGCCTCGGTGGCGACGGCACGCCGCCGGATCGACGCCTGTTCGCGGGCAGAGGCGGCGACGTTGTTCAACACCGCCGCGGTGTTTCCTGACTGCCTGCGGGAGGCGATGATCAGGCAGCCGGCGACCGCGTCGGCATGGCGATCGGCAATCGCATCGGCCCATACCGCGATGGCCTCCGCCAGCGGCATACCCGTATCGACCTGCTCGGCCAACCGCATGCAGGGCGCAGTGATCGGCTCTGGTGCCAGGGGTGCGGCAGCCATGACCGCCTGCTGTAGCCCTGCGGCGGCCGACAACGTATCCCGGAGCATCTCGGCGAATGTGGCGACAGCGTCGGACAGCTCGATCGCGTGGCGCGACACTCTGTCGGGACCGAGGATGCGCGGCAGGTGCCAGAGCGCGAGGTATCCGATCACGGCCATCGCCGGCCAACCGGTCCACGCCATCAGTGCGGCTGCGCCAGCCGCGCAACCAGCGACACGCGGCTTCTGGCCGGTCAATCGTCGCGGGCTCAGGCTCGCGACGAGCGAGGCCCAACGCGAAGGAGCCGTAGACGCTTCTTCGTCCGCTGGCCGCAGGCCTTTGACGATCATGAGCGAGCCGATGGCGGTTCCGGCACCGAAGAGCCCGCCGAGTAGCTGCGTGCCGTTCACCAGCCCTGCCTCTCTTGCGTGCGTGCGGCGAACGGGTTGTATCCGACCGTGGCCAGACGCTCCGTGAGCGAGGTAGACGGCGGGGTCGCCCGCACGGCGATGCCGTCCGGTCCCGGCTGGTACAGCCTGTTCGTGACCACCTGGTCAGCGTGGGACCCGGTGACTTCGGCGACTTCGCGCACCACGCGGAGACCGTCGCCCAACTCGGCGATATGAAGCACAAGATCGATGCCGTGCGCCGCGAGTCGCGCGACGGCCTCCGCCGGAGCGCGCTCCGGCGCGAGCAGTGCGTAGGTGATCAGACGATCGAATGCCGCGTCCGCAGATTCCGCATGCACTGTGGACAAGGACCCGTCGTTGCCCTGGCTCATGGCTAGGAGCATGGGCAGGGTCTCGTCGCCTCGGACTTCGCCGACGATCACGCGGCCTGCGGACAGCCGAAGTCCGGCGCGGACGAGGCCGGCAGCGCTGATCCGGCCGACCCCCTCGGCGTTGGCCTCACGTGCCTGGAGTGCGTCCACGACCGCGTGCCGTTCCGGATCGGCGCCCAAGCCGAGCTCGAAGGCATCCTCGA
Coding sequences within it:
- a CDS encoding type II secretion system F family protein — its product is MNGTQLLGGLFGAGTAIGSLMIVKGLRPADEEASTAPSRWASLVASLSPRRLTGQKPRVAGCAAGAAALMAWTGWPAMAVIGYLALWHLPRILGPDRVSRHAIELSDAVATFAEMLRDTLSAAAGLQQAVMAAAPLAPEPITAPCMRLAEQVDTGMPLAEAIAVWADAIADRHADAVAGCLIIASRRQSGNTAAVLNNVAASAREQASIRRRAVATEAKPRTSVRITICVVLALFGVLMFGDPAFMAPYDSFRGQVVLVVAAGVFGVALRWMDTILHPEPEPRVLTNLAAIATTRREVSAW